The window CGTGACGACGATGGAGGACGATAAGCAGGCGTTCAACGCGGGCACCGGCGGCTCGCCCAACCGCGACGGCGTGGTGCAGTGCGACGCCGCCATCATGAGCTCCGACGGCAGTAGCGGCGCAGTGGCGGCGGTGACGCGCGCCCGCAACCCCATCCTGCTGGCAGACGAGGTGCGGTTGCGCTCGCCGCACGCGCTGATCGTCGGCGCCGGCGCGGACGCCCTGGTGGCCGAGCCGATAGGGAACGCCGAGCTCCTCACGCCGCGCACCCGCGCGGCGCTCGCACGGTGGCGCGAGGCGCAGCACGAGCGACCGGAGGGTTCCGCGACGGTTGGCGCCGTGGCGCTCGACGAGGCGGGGATGCTGGCGGCGGCCACCAGCACGGGCGGCCTGCTGGGGAAGTGGCCGGGCCGGGTGGGCGACGCGCCGCTGGTTGGGGCGGGCACCCTCGCCACGCGGCGGGTTGGCGTCTCGTGCACCGGCGACGGCGAGGCGTTCATCCGCGCCGTGACCGCCAAGGGCCTCGCCGACCGCTTCGACGCGGGAATGGAGCTGAGCGCTGCCACGAGGCTCGCCCTCGACGAGGTCGCCGCCCAGGGCGCCAACGGTGGCCTCATCGTCCTGACCGCCGACGGCGTGATCGCCTGCGGCTTCAACGCCCGCGACATGGCGTACGCGTGGCGCACCGGCGAGGGGGCGGAGGCGGTGGTGGCGAGCGAGCCGGGGGTGAGGTTGGCGGGTGTCGCTACCGGCGTTGGGAGCTGAAGGTCAGGTGCCGGCGATGGCGGCGCGCAGCGCCATGGTGGGTGGCCCCCCGTGCTCCTCGTCGGCTTGCCCGCTGAGGGAGTAGGCCCGCACGGCCGGGACGACTCCACCCTGCACAGCTTGGGGGCCGACCGGCTCGTACGTGATGACGCGCAGTTCCACGACGGCGTTCGACAAGGCGGGTGGCGGCTCGGCGGATCCGGCACGTACGTCCCCGGGGAACAGGGCCCG of the Trueperaceae bacterium genome contains:
- a CDS encoding isoaspartyl peptidase/L-asparaginase translates to MVAIVIHGGAGRIDAADKAAYVAGLERARDAGFEVLAGGGTAVAAVLAAVTTMEDDKQAFNAGTGGSPNRDGVVQCDAAIMSSDGSSGAVAAVTRARNPILLADEVRLRSPHALIVGAGADALVAEPIGNAELLTPRTRAALARWREAQHERPEGSATVGAVALDEAGMLAAATSTGGLLGKWPGRVGDAPLVGAGTLATRRVGVSCTGDGEAFIRAVTAKGLADRFDAGMELSAATRLALDEVAAQGANGGLIVLTADGVIACGFNARDMAYAWRTGEGAEAVVASEPGVRLAGVATGVGS